GATAGCTAGTATTCGCACATGCGGCGGCGACGATCTCGAGCAGTCGAAGCCTCCGAGCGCCTGCTATGTCGAACGGAGCATCTCGCGGCAGCGGTCCCGGCGGCGACTCCATGACCGAACCGGAGATCGATCCCTACTCGGAACTGGGCGGCGCGGACGGCGTGCGTCTTCTGGTCGATCACTTCTACGCAGCCATGGATCGTCTGCCCGAGGCCCAGGGCATCCGGGCGATGCACGCGCCGGACCTGGGCCCGATGCGGGAGCTCCTCTTCGACTTCCTGTCCGGTTGGCTCGGTGGGCCTCCCCTCTACCTCGAGCGAACGGATCGCAAGTGCATGCGGTCAGCCCACGAACCCTTCACGATCGGCCCGGCCGAACGGGACGCATGGCTCGCCTGCATGGATGTCGCGATGGAGGAGGTCGAAGTGGATGCAGAACTCCAGCTGATCCTGCACCAGGCATTCCGCCGGGTGACCGACTCCCTCTAGGCTTTCCGGCCCTCGCCGACGAGGTGGCCAAGCTCCGGCAGGATCAGCTTTTCGAGGGCGGTTCGGATCGCGCCCCGAGAGCCAGGCAGGGCGAACAGGACGCGACCTCGGCTCAGCCCGGCGGTCGCTCTCGAGAGCAGCGCCGCCGCGCCAATTTCCTCGTAGGACAGCAACCGGAAGAGTTCGCCGAAGCCCGGCAACTCACGATCGAGGAGCGGCGCGATGGCTTCGGGGGTGACATCGCGGGGCGCCACACCCGTGCCACCGGTGAGGATCACCGCCTGGAGTTCCGGGGACGCGAGCAGTTCTTCGACCGCCGCGCGGATCTCTTCCGCGTCATCCTTGACGATTCTCCGGCCGACTACCTGGTGGCCGGCGCCTTCCAACAGCTTGCTGACCAACGCGCCGCCGGTGTCATCCTCCAGCGTACGGGTATCGCTGACGGTCAGGACGCCAACGACGAGATTCTCCGGCGCCGTGCGGTGGTGGCGATGGACGCTTGCGGTTTCGTCGCTCACGCGTGCTCGTCCACCCAGTAGGCGCCATCGGTCGCGATCTCCTTCTTCCAGATCGGAACCCGTTCCTTGAGTGTGTCGATCGTGAAGCGGCAGGCCTCGAAGGCTTCCCCCCGATGGGGCGAGGCCGCGACGACGACGACCGCGATGTCGCCGATCTCGAGTTGCCCGGTGCGGTGGTCCACGGCCACCCGTGTGCCCGGCCAGCGCGCACCCGCCTCCTCGGCAATCCGGTCGAGTTCCTGCTCCGCCATTTCGGGATAGGCCTCGTACTCCAGGTGGCGGATGTCCTTGCCTCGGGAGGCATTGCGCACCGTCCCGACAAACGTGACGATGCCGCCGCAATCCGGCCCGGAGACCCGTTCGACGACGGCTCCCACGTCGAGGGGCGAAGCCGAGAGCCGGCACAGGCCGGCCGGTCTCCCCTGCCCACCCGCCACTGGCGGCAGGAAGGCAACCTCGTCGCCCTCCGCCAGCGCAGGCGCGCCCTTCACGAATTCCATGTTCACCGAGACCCGGAGACGCTCCCCCATCTTCTCGACGGCCGGGAGCCCCTCTGCGAGCAGCGCTCGCAGATCGGCCACCGTGGCCCCAGGAGAGAGCTCGACGACCCGCTCGCCCTCTCCGGCAGCCTCGCGGATCGATCCGAAGAGCTTCACCCTGACCTGCATCCGGCCGACCTTAGCCCCGGTTCAGGCCCGAGGCTCCTGTTGCCGATACACCCTGCATGACCGGAATCTCAGCCGACGTCCGTCGCAAGCTCGAGCAGGCGCTCGATCGGATCCGTCCCGGCCTGCTGCGGGACGGAGGCAATGTCGAACTCCTGGCCGTGGCCACCGACGGCACGGTCCAGCTGGAGCTTCAAGGCGCCTGCGCCAGCTGCCCGGCCCAGAGCGCGACCGTGCGATTCGCCTTGGAGCCAGCGCTGCGCGAAGCGGCGCCCGAGGTCAGCTGCGTCGTACCGGTGCCGGGCGATCCGACACCGCCGAGGCGCTGAACCGGGTTGGGGAGCCCGCTCCCGGATCTACGCCCCTTGCCCTGCCCTGGCTGTGGCCAGCGCCAGGATCTCGCGGTCTGGCTCGATCAGCCGGGCCGAGCCTGGCTTGGCGAACGCCGGGTGCGAGCTACTTGCTGCGGCTGCGCCACCGACGTCCTGCTGGAGCTTCACGAAGGAACGATGGCGATCGGTCCTCTGCGAATCACACAGCCCGGTCTCACTCTCGAGGCCAGCCCGTCGGGGCTGGTCGTTCGACTGGGTGAACGAAGCTGGTTCCTGGCTCGTCTTCGAGAAGACGCGCTGGCGAAGCAGGCCTCTCGGCCCTAGTCCCTTGTCACACCAAAAGCTGGGGGTAGAGTCGTCGCAGTTTCACGCGGGCTTGTTGGGTCGTGAATTGCCAGTCGACGCCCTTCGTCGTTCGGTTGCGATCGTCTTGCCAGGCTTGGACTTGGCGCGTGAG
This genomic interval from bacterium contains the following:
- a CDS encoding group II truncated hemoglobin, coding for MTEPEIDPYSELGGADGVRLLVDHFYAAMDRLPEAQGIRAMHAPDLGPMRELLFDFLSGWLGGPPLYLERTDRKCMRSAHEPFTIGPAERDAWLACMDVAMEEVEVDAELQLILHQAFRRVTDSL
- a CDS encoding molybdenum cofactor biosynthesis protein MoaB, giving the protein MSDETASVHRHHRTAPENLVVGVLTVSDTRTLEDDTGGALVSKLLEGAGHQVVGRRIVKDDAEEIRAAVEELLASPELQAVILTGGTGVAPRDVTPEAIAPLLDRELPGFGELFRLLSYEEIGAAALLSRATAGLSRGRVLFALPGSRGAIRTALEKLILPELGHLVGEGRKA
- a CDS encoding NifU family protein, which translates into the protein MTGISADVRRKLEQALDRIRPGLLRDGGNVELLAVATDGTVQLELQGACASCPAQSATVRFALEPALREAAPEVSCVVPVPGDPTPPRR